In the Corynebacterium jeikeium genome, GCCACAAGGTCCACTACGCGCAGAACATCACCGACGTGGACGACCCGCTGTTCGAGCGCGCCGAGCGCGACGGCGTGGACTGGCGCGAACTCGGCACCAGCCAGATCAACCTGTTCCGCAGCGACATGGAGATCCTGTCCGTGATCCCGCCGCGCGACTACATCGGCGCGATGGAGTCAGTCGACGAGGTGATCGCGATGGTGCAGCAGCTTCTCGACGCCGGCGCCGCCTACGAGCTCGACCAGGGCGACATTTACGCCTCCATCGACGCCACCGAGCAGTTCGGCTACGAGTCCAACCTGGACCGCGCCACCATGGAGGAGTACTTCGCGGAACGTGGCGGCGACCCGGATCGAGAGGGCAAGCGCGATCCGCTGGACGCGCTGATCTGGCGCGGCCACCGCGAGGGCGAGCCCGCCTGGGACTCACCGTTCGGCCCGGGCCGTCCGGGCTGGCACGTCGAGTGCTCCGCGATTGCCACCAACCGCCTGGGCAGCCACTTCGCCATCCAGGGCGGCGGGTCTGACCTGGCGTTTCCGCACCACGAGTTCTCCGCGGCCCACGCTGAGGCCGCGCTAAAGGTCGAGCGCATGGCCGGGCACTACGTCCACGCCGGCATGATCGCCCTCGACGGTGTGAAGATGTCCAAGTCCCTGGGCAACCTCGTGTTCGTGCACAAGCTCTCGGAGGCAGGCCACGACCCGTCGGCGATCCGCCTGGCTGTTTTTGCGGGCCACTACCGCGAGGACCGGGACTTCTCCGACGCGATCCTGGCCGAGGCCGAGGAGCGCCTTACGCGTTGGCGCGAGCAGCTCGCCGGCGAGGTTTCTGAGGCGGAGGCGACGGAAGTCGTCGATAAGCTTCGCGCGATTCTTGCGGACGATCTGAACACCCCGGAGGCACTTTCGCTTCTCGACGGCGCAGCCGGCGACTGCAACCAGATCATCGCCACCGCCCTCGACGGGCTGCTCGGGGTGCGCATTTAGCGCGCCTCACGCACAATGGGCCCATGAGCGCAGCTGCGGACAACTCGATTCGGGCCCAGTTTCAGCCCGAGGTAGACGAATTCATCGACGACCTGAACACCTTCGCCACCGGTTCCTACCTGCAGGACGAGGACAAGGACCTGTGGGAAGAGCCTTTCGACCCGGCGGTGCTGCCGGATTTGAAGAAGCGGCTTGAGATGTTCCTTGACGCCCTCGATCTGCTTGGCGACGACCCTGAGGGCGACGCGCTGGTGAAGGTCGTGGCGCCGTTCTACGAGAACCTCGAGGAGTTCAACGAAAAGCACGCCAACGCGGTGCTTGAACCGGAGGAGAAGGCCGACATCGAGACCTTGGTGTTCCGTGCGGCGGCCGCCACCGGCGCCACGGACGAGGCTCTCAACGAGCTTCCGGAACTTGAGTAGGCCGAAGGCCGTCCTCTGGGACATGGACGGCACCCTCATCGACACCGAACCGCTGTGGGGTAAGGCCACCTTCGAGCTCGGCGAGCTGCTAGGCCGCCCGCTCACCCCGGAGGTGCGCGCTAGAACCATCGGCGGCAGCTTCCCCAACACCTTGAGCGTGGTGGCCGAGTGGGCGGGCTACGAGCTTAAAGACGGCGACCTGGAGCGTTACCGCACCTGGATGTTCGACGGGTTAAGGGTCAAAATGTGTGTCTGGCTCGGCGTGTCGCGGGGGTTAGATTTGGCCTTTTTGAATGCCGATTGAGTGGGTGTAGTCGGTGTCGATAGCGTTGTCGTAGAGGGCTGGGCGTCCTGTTTCGTGGTCGGCTTGGTTCTCGGTTTGGGTCAGGGTGGATACTTTGGCGAGTTGGCCCTGGCCCCAGTCGGACTGCCTGGCGATTCGTACTGGATCGTCAGGCAGTTCCGTTTTTAAGTAGAGCCACCAATCCAGCATGCGGCGTTGTCGTTCGCCTGATCTGCCGCGGTGGGTTCTGGCGAGCAGTTTGAGCTGGGCGTTGATGCCGCCTTCTAAGCTGTTGGTGGTGGATTTGATCCGCTCGGGCGCAAGGACTCCTGCTGGCGGGTTGAGGTAGACAAACAGCATCTCGGACCGCCAAAGATGGTTGAGGCTGTTGTAGGCCTTGCGCACGTTGTGGTGGGTCCACACGCGGGTCCATGCACCTGTTTTGGGGTCTTTGATCATGGTTTTCTCGTTCATCCATTCCCGGTAGATCGTTGAAAACTCGTGCAGTTGCACACCCCACGCGGCGGCTTCATCCAGTGTGGTGATCCGGGTCAGTTTCAGCGCAAGTCGGTAGATGGTGCGCCCGGCATCGGTGCGTGGGTTGGTGGTGGTGTAGCGGCGGACCACGCGTTGGGCGTGGACGAGGCAGCGTTGAATTTTCGTAGTCGGCCAGCACTTTTTGATTGCGCTGTATGCGCCTTGGCCGCCGTCGATGACGGCGATGAGTGGGGCTTCGATGCGTTCAAGCAGCAGTTGGTAGTCGCGGGTGGTTTCGTGTTTGCACCAGTGCCAGGCGATCACGTGGTCGATGGTCGCCGCGACGATCAGGCAGCCACCGGCGGTGTAGGTGCCATCGAGAAATACCTGGTCGTAGATCCGCTTGTGGTGGCCGGCGGTGGGGTCAGGCACATCAACGAGCCAGCACCACTTGAAGCGCCGCTTCATGGTGGCGCGGCTAACACCGTTTCGTTTGGCTAGGTCGTCGAGTGATATTGCGGTGGTGCAATGCTCGATGAACTGGGTGAACACTGCCGCGTTGGTGATGTCGTTTCGACGTTTGACGCTGGAGGCGCCGCATTGTTTGCAGCGCCATCTGGTGGTGCCTTTGCTGGTGGTGCCGTTGCGTTTCATTTCACCGCCGCAGTGGCAGCGTGGTTGGTTCTTCGACATTGCGACACCACACCACGCCGCGCATAGCACATCACGGCTGCCACACCGAGGATTTCCCGTCGGGGGCTAGATATATGCTTCCGGAGCATATACTTTCCGGAAACCTACAGGTCAATCCGTGAAAATCCGCGATTCCGGACACACTTTTTGACCCTTAACCCAGAAAAGTGTGTCTTTTCCGGGCGTGTTGCGGTTATTTGATCCAGCCTTTTTGGATGCCGAGGTTGTGTTGGTAGCTGGTGTCGATGGCGGTGTCGTATTCTGCTGGTGCACCGATGTCATTGGTAGTGGCTGTGGTGTTGTGGGTGATCAGGTCTGTTGCTGTGGAAAGTGCGTCTTGACCCCATCGTTGGTCCCTGGCGATCTTGACCGGATCGTCAGGGACTTCTGTATGTAGATACAGCCACCAATCCATCACTGTGCGTTGATGCGGTAGTGATAGTCCGCGGTGTCTGCGGGCTAGTTCTTTTATGGGGGCGTTGATGCCACCTTCGAGGCTGTTTGTTGTTGCTGCAAGGTTGTCGGGGTCGATGGTTGTTGGTGGGGGTTGCAGGTAGGTAAACAGCAGGTCTCTGCGGTGCAGAGATAGCAATGATTGATAGGCCGCTCGGACGCGTTGGTGGGTGTAGACCTTGGTGTAGGCGCCGGTAGCAGGGTCTTTGATGGTGGTTTTCTCGTTCATCCATTCCCGGTAGGTGTGGTCGAATTCGTGCAGGTGGGCGACCCATGTGGATGCTTGGTCAAGGTCGGTGATGCGAGTGAGTTTCAGGGCTAGGCGGTAGAGGGTTTTGCCGGCATCGGTGCGGGGGTTGCTGGTGGTGTGGCGGCGGACTGTTCGTTGGGCGTGGACGAGGCAGCGTTGGATGCGTGTTGTTGGCCAGCAGTGGTGGATGGCTGATTGGGCACCTTGTCCGCCGTCTGTGACTGCGATTAGTGGTGCGGCAATGGGGCGTAGGAGTTCGGTGTAGGCGGCGGTGGTTTCGTGTCTGGCCCAGGTCCAGTTGATGACGTGGGTTTTACTGGCTGCGATCAGGAGGCATCCGGACTTTAGATAGGTCGCGTCGAGGAAGATTTGGTCATGGATGCGGAATGAGTCGATGGTGGGTGTGGGGATGATCCACCAGCACCATCGGAATCGGTGGTGCATGGTTTGCCTGGTTACGCCATGGTGTGCGGCGAAGGTGGTTAGAGATTGGGTGCCGGTGGCCCATTGGATGAACAAAGCCATGGTGGCGGTATTTTTGTTGTGGGTTTGGGTGTTGCGGGTAAAGGAGTGTCCGCAGTGGGTGCAGCGCCAACGGGTGGTTGATTTGCTGGTGGTGCCGTTTTTCTTTGTGTTGTTGCCGCATAGTGGGCAGCTGGGGCGGTTGGTGGTCATCCTTTAATCCAACCGGTGTGCGGTTAGCACAAATGTGGCCGGAGGTGCGGGATGGTGTGGGTAATAGCTTTCGGGGAGCTATTCTTTGGTGATTTGTGGTGTGTGGTCTGGGGTTATGGTGGCATGCGGACACACTTTTCTTTACTTAACCCTTTTATGACGCCCCTTTGGCCAGTTGCCGCGGCGACTGCAGCGAAACGCCAGGCGCCCCACCCCGACCGTTGGCTTTCACCTTGAACGGGTTAGAATGTTGGGCACAATAGCTGGAAAGCGAAACCTGCATTTCCTGCACGAACACCTCGACCAAGGAGACACGCCAACCATGGCAAGCACCATTGATTCCGTCGTCAACCTAGCCAAGCGCAGGGGGCTGGTGTATCCCTGCGGCGAGATCTACGGTGGCACCCGCTCTGCCTGGGATTACGGCCCGCTGGGTGTGGAGTTGAAGGAGAACATCAAGCGCCAGTGGTGGCGCCACATGGTTACTTCCCGCCGCGATGTTGTGGGCCTGGATTCTTCCGTGATTCTGCCGAAGCGCGTGTGGGAGGTCTCCGGCCACGTTGAGGTGTTCACTGACCCGCTGGTTGAGTCCCTGCACACCCACAAGCGTTACCGCGCGGACCACCTGCTGGAGGCTTATGAGGAGAAGCACGGCCACCCGCCGGCAAATGGTCTGGCCGACATCAACGATCCGGAGACCGGCCAGCCCGGCGCTTGGACCGAGCCGAAGGCTTTCTCTGGTCTGCTGAAGACCTTCCTGGGGCCCGTTGACGATAAGGAAGGCCTGCACTACCTGCGCCCGGAGACTGCGCAGGGTATCTTCACGAACTTCAAGAACGTGATGACCACCTCCCGTCAGAAGCCGCCGTTCGGTATCGCGCAGGTTGGTAAGTCTTTCCGTAACGAGATCACCCCGGGCAACTTCATCTTCCGCACCCGCGAGTTCGAGCAGATGGAGATGGAGTTCTTCGTCAAGCCGGGCGAGGACGAAGAGTGGCACCAGTACTGGATCGATGACCGCCACCAGTGGTACATCGACCTGGGTATCAAGCCCGAGAACCTGCGTCTTTACGAACACCCGAAGGAGAAGCTGTCCCACTACTCCAAGCGCACCGTGGATGTGGAGTACGCCTTCCACTTCAACGGCTCCAAGTGGGGCGAGCTCGAGGGCGTAGCCAACCGCACCGATTACGACCTGCGCGTCCACTCCGAGGGCTCGGGCGAGGACTTGAGCTTCTACGACCAGACCACGGAGGAGCGTTGGATCCCTTACACCATCGAGCCCGCCGCCGGCCTTGGCCGTGCGATGATGGCCTTCCTTGTTGACGCCTACACGGAAGAAGAAGTACCGAATGCGAAGGGTGGCACGGATACCCGCACGGTGCTGAAGCTGGACCGTCGTCTAGCTCCCGTCAAGATCGCCGTTCTGCCTCTGTCCAAGAAGGAAACGCTGACTCCGACCGCGGAGAAGATCGCCGGCCAGCTGCGTGGCTTCTGGAACGTGGATTACGACACCTCCGGCGCTATCGGTCGCCGCTACCGTCGCCAGGACGAAATCGGCACGCCATTCTGCGTGACCGTCGACTTCGACACTCTCGAGGACAATGCCGTGACCGTCCGCGAGCGCGACACCATGGAGCAGGAGCGCATCAAGATCGAGGATCTGCAGAGCTACTTCGCTGAACGACTGGCGGGCTGCTAAGCATGTCGGCTGACATTCGCTGGGGCCTGCCGAGTGACGGGCACACGTTCCCCATCTACGAAGGCCCCAGCAATGACCTCGTGAAGGTGGCGGAGTTCGCCGACGAGCGCGGCGTCACCAACATCCGCTTCGGTGGTGACACGTGGCAGTTGCACAACCCCGACGACGGTGACGCTTCCGGCAGCGCTGTGGACAGTTCTGCAGGCGCTGAGTCGCGAGGCGGTGGCGTCACAAAGAATGGCTGCACCGCTTCGGCGACGACCCAGACGGGCACCTGGACGGTGACCGGCAACGGCAAGAGCTTCGGAAAGTCGGATCGCTACGAGGTGCAGGCCGACCGGCACCACGTGACGATCATTGCGGAGACGAAGAAGAACTTCGTGCTGGATATCGACGGCGAGAAGGTAGGGCAGTTCACCAGCGAGAACCGTGGCTTGCGGAACCTGCACGTGGAGTTCGAAGGGGCGGGCGAGAAGCTGCCGATCGATGTGCGTGTGTTTATTTCCTGGGCGGCGCGACTGTGCATGGAGACGCGGATGATCAGTTCTTCGTGGGCGATCACTATTGCGCTGTTGCTGTGCATTCCGATCGTGGTGCTCTACTGGATTGGGTTTATCTAGAAACCTGATTGGGTTTGGTTTTTTCGGGGGGGTGTTCCTATATAGGTTGTCAACCTAGCGGGTGGAGAAATTGGGGGCGGATTCTCTCTGCGGGGTTGTTTGGTCGTGTTGTTTTCGGGCATGGCTGCTAGCCGACTGGGATTTTACCCGGTCGGCTATCTTTACTCTTAGTGTCTAGGCTGCTAGGTCTTCCTGTGATGGTGCGGGATCGTGGTAGTGCTTGTGGTTGCGCATCATGGCGTAGAGGACGTTGAGTCGTCTGCGGGCTAGTGCTACTACTGCGGCGTTGTGTCTTTTGCCTTCACGGCGCTTTCGTTCATAGAATTGCCGGGAACGCTCGTGGAATCTGATGGATGCAAAAGATGATTGCCATAGGGCGTTCTTTAATTTTTTATTGCCGGCTCGGTTCAGTGAGTTCGACATGATCGAGGTCCCGGACTGGTTTGTCCGAGGTGATAAGCCAGCGTAAGAGGCTAGGTGCCCAGCTGTCGGGAAGTCGGTCATGTCGCCCGCGGTCATGAGAATTTGTGCTGCCGTCTTTGGTCCGATTCCTGGCATGGATAGCAGGATTTGAGTGTGGGGGATGTCGTTGATGAGCTCGATGACTTCCTGCTCGATTTGTGTGCGGTGCTCGAGCTTTAAAAGCGCGTCCTTCGCCGACATTGCTACGCCCATTTCGGCATAGTGTGCACCAGCAATGGCAACTGTTTGCTCAGAGATGGCAGCGAAAATGGCATCGAGGACAGGTTCAGGATTGCGTGCCTTATAGCGTCGAGCGAAGGCAGTTGCCTTGGCCTTTCCGAGGCGTTTTATCTTGGTCGGTCCGCCGTAGCGTGCAAGTAGGTGCAGAACCCACTTGCGGTGAATTATCTGACCGCGAAGGGCCTGTTCGAATTGCGGGTAGCAGCCTACTAGTGCACTTCGAATCTGATTGATGAGCCTGGTGTAGGAGCGCGCTAAATCTTCGTCGATACCGTTGAGGACCTTCAACTGGAGGAAGGCTTCTTCGACGCGGTCGACGCTGCGGAGGGATTCCGGAAGGTTCTTTGCAGCGTGGGCGATGATATAGGCGTCCCGGATATCAGTTTTGGCATTGCCAGCGTGGATGCGCGAGAGTTGACGCATAGCCAAACCGGGAAGGTAGCGCACGTCGATCCCGAGTTCTTGAGCAACCGCGACAGTTAGTCGACCAATGTTATTGGGCTGGTCCACGACGACAAGGACCTTGTGGTCGTGTGCGCTGAACGCTGAAAACAGTGCGCGCAGGGATTTTTCGTTTTGGTTGATGCGCTTAGATAGCACCTGGGTGCCGTCGATATCTAAGACGCAAGCGTGGTGAAAGTATTTACCGACGTCCATGCCGATGACATAGTCGTAGGTCATGCCAGACCTCCTAGCGAATTGAATGAGTATGGGACTTATTTCATCGCTGGTGGTCGGACATACTTCACGCTGGCATCCACATTACTTTGAGACCTCGCACATTCTGTGCGGGTCAGGTTCCTATTAGCAGTCTGGAGTATGCCACTGCCTTCGGCGGCATCACCCCCCGGATCATTTTCAGACAGGGACGAAAACAAGCCATACCGAAGCCAGCGACTAGTTCCACTGCCCCAAGGCAGAAGGAACGCAGACAAACATAACCTGCCCCAGCATGGGGCTAGGAGTACGAATCCTGAGTTCCTTCAAGCGGAACTGCCAACAACGTAATGGGATTGGGGTATCTCAAAGCTGCATGTCGAGGGTTAATCCAACCTACGTAGGTAGCAAGAGTTCAACCTTCGTTAACTTTCTGTTCAACATTAAAACTCGTTCTTTTTACCTCCATCGGACAAGGTGGCTCTGTCTGACATCTTGACGCTTTGGAGGAATCTTGTCGACGACAACCGAAACGGCCGCGCCATCGTCGGCCGCGGGCATCACCCCTGTGCCCGAAAATGAGAATAATACGTGGTGGCACCTGTTTTTCGGCGGTCTTATGGCCGTCACCTTGGTGACATTCAGTCTGTGGGCTCACGACTACGTTGGTGAAAACGCCAGCTTGATTGTTCTGCTGACCACCATCATTTTCGCCGTGTTCATGGCGTTCAACATCGGTGGTAACGACGTTGCGAACTCCTTCGGTACCTCCGTGGGCGCCGGCACGCTGAGTCTGAAGCAGGCTCTGGTTGTAGCCGCTATCTTCGAGGTTTCCGGTGCCGTGCTGGCTGGTGGCGAGGTTACGGATACGGTCCGTTCCGGCATCGTTGACCTGGGTGCTATCGACAACCTCGAGCCGATGAACTTTGCCTACATCATGATGGCCTCCCTGCTGGGTGCGGCCGTGTGGCTGCTGGTGGCGACCCGCATGGGCTGGCCGGTGTCCACCACGCACTCCATCGTGGGCGGCATCGTTGGTGCGGCTTTGACCGTCGGCTTCATCACCGGCACTGGCGGCTGGTCCATGGTCCAGTGGGGCGAGGTTGGCAAGATCGCCATTTCTTGGGTTCTGTCTCCGGCACTGGGCGGCATCGTTGCATACCTTCTTTATGGCGCGATTAAGCGTGGCATCTTGGTCTACAACGAGCTGGCGGACCAGCGCCTCGATGAGATCAAGAAGGAAAAGAAGGAGCTGAACATTCAGCACAAGATCGCCTTCGGTCAGCTCAGCGAGGAAGAGCAGCTGGCTCTGACCGATGCGATGATTCGTGACTCGACAACGATGCGCGAGCACGACTTCACTGAGGAGGACCTGGAGTCCGATTACTACAAGAAGCTGCACCGCATCAATAAGTCCATTGAGGACGTTGAGGCGCACCACGCTCTGGATACCTGGGTGCCGATGCTGGCCGCAGTTGGTTCCATCATCATCTCCGCGATGCTGCTGTTCAAGGGTCTGAAGAACATGAACCTGGAGCTGTCCAGCCTGGGCAACTTCCTGATCATGGGCATGGTGGCAGCCGTTGTTTGGATGGCTGTTTACATCTTCTCCCGCACCCTGAAGAAGCAGGCGCTAAACCGCTCGACCTTCCTGCTGTTCAGCTGGATGCAGGTGTTCACCGCATCTGCATTCGCATTCAGCCACGGCTCCAACGACATCGCTAACGCGCTTGGACCGTTCGTTGCAGTGCTGGATGTGTTGAAGACGAACTCCATCTCTGAGGAGTCCGCTGTGGCTCTGCCGGTCATGGTTGCCATGGGTGTTGCCTTGATTGCTGGCCTGTGGTTCATTGGCCGCTTCGTTATCCGCACCGTTGGTTCCGGCCTGACCAAGATGCACCCGGCCTCTGGCTTTGCTGCAGAGCTGTCTGCAGCTGCCGTGGTTA is a window encoding:
- the mshC gene encoding cysteine--1-D-myo-inosityl 2-amino-2-deoxy-alpha-D-glucopyranoside ligase, whose translation is MHAWPDPSVPVVAGTPVPLKLFDTADQRVKEVDTTPDANGEVGMYVCGITPYDSTHLGHAATYLTFDLAQRQLLANGHKVHYAQNITDVDDPLFERAERDGVDWRELGTSQINLFRSDMEILSVIPPRDYIGAMESVDEVIAMVQQLLDAGAAYELDQGDIYASIDATEQFGYESNLDRATMEEYFAERGGDPDREGKRDPLDALIWRGHREGEPAWDSPFGPGRPGWHVECSAIATNRLGSHFAIQGGGSDLAFPHHEFSAAHAEAALKVERMAGHYVHAGMIALDGVKMSKSLGNLVFVHKLSEAGHDPSAIRLAVFAGHYREDRDFSDAILAEAEERLTRWREQLAGEVSEAEATEVVDKLRAILADDLNTPEALSLLDGAAGDCNQIIATALDGLLGVRI
- a CDS encoding phosphoribosyl-ATP diphosphatase, whose amino-acid sequence is MSRPKAVLWDMDGTLIDTEPLWGKATFELGELLGRPLTPEVRARTIGGSFPNTLSVVAEWAGYELKDGDLERYRTWMFDGLRVKMCVWLGVSRGLDLAFLNAD
- a CDS encoding IS256-like element IS1249 family transposase; amino-acid sequence: MSKNQPRCHCGGEMKRNGTTSKGTTRWRCKQCGASSVKRRNDITNAAVFTQFIEHCTTAISLDDLAKRNGVSRATMKRRFKWCWLVDVPDPTAGHHKRIYDQVFLDGTYTAGGCLIVAATIDHVIAWHWCKHETTRDYQLLLERIEAPLIAVIDGGQGAYSAIKKCWPTTKIQRCLVHAQRVVRRYTTTNPRTDAGRTIYRLALKLTRITTLDEAAAWGVQLHEFSTIYREWMNEKTMIKDPKTGAWTRVWTHHNVRKAYNSLNHLWRSEMLFVYLNPPAGVLAPERIKSTTNSLEGGINAQLKLLARTHRGRSGERQRRMLDWWLYLKTELPDDPVRIARQSDWGQGQLAKVSTLTQTENQADHETGRPALYDNAIDTDYTHSIGIQKGQI
- a CDS encoding IS256-like element IS3503 family transposase; amino-acid sequence: MTTNRPSCPLCGNNTKKNGTTSKSTTRWRCTHCGHSFTRNTQTHNKNTATMALFIQWATGTQSLTTFAAHHGVTRQTMHHRFRWCWWIIPTPTIDSFRIHDQIFLDATYLKSGCLLIAASKTHVINWTWARHETTAAYTELLRPIAAPLIAVTDGGQGAQSAIHHCWPTTRIQRCLVHAQRTVRRHTTSNPRTDAGKTLYRLALKLTRITDLDQASTWVAHLHEFDHTYREWMNEKTTIKDPATGAYTKVYTHQRVRAAYQSLLSLHRRDLLFTYLQPPPTTIDPDNLAATTNSLEGGINAPIKELARRHRGLSLPHQRTVMDWWLYLHTEVPDDPVKIARDQRWGQDALSTATDLITHNTTATTNDIGAPAEYDTAIDTSYQHNLGIQKGWIK
- a CDS encoding glycine--tRNA ligase, producing the protein MASTIDSVVNLAKRRGLVYPCGEIYGGTRSAWDYGPLGVELKENIKRQWWRHMVTSRRDVVGLDSSVILPKRVWEVSGHVEVFTDPLVESLHTHKRYRADHLLEAYEEKHGHPPANGLADINDPETGQPGAWTEPKAFSGLLKTFLGPVDDKEGLHYLRPETAQGIFTNFKNVMTTSRQKPPFGIAQVGKSFRNEITPGNFIFRTREFEQMEMEFFVKPGEDEEWHQYWIDDRHQWYIDLGIKPENLRLYEHPKEKLSHYSKRTVDVEYAFHFNGSKWGELEGVANRTDYDLRVHSEGSGEDLSFYDQTTEERWIPYTIEPAAGLGRAMMAFLVDAYTEEEVPNAKGGTDTRTVLKLDRRLAPVKIAVLPLSKKETLTPTAEKIAGQLRGFWNVDYDTSGAIGRRYRRQDEIGTPFCVTVDFDTLEDNAVTVRERDTMEQERIKIEDLQSYFAERLAGC
- a CDS encoding IS110 family transposase, whose amino-acid sequence is MTYDYVIGMDVGKYFHHACVLDIDGTQVLSKRINQNEKSLRALFSAFSAHDHKVLVVVDQPNNIGRLTVAVAQELGIDVRYLPGLAMRQLSRIHAGNAKTDIRDAYIIAHAAKNLPESLRSVDRVEEAFLQLKVLNGIDEDLARSYTRLINQIRSALVGCYPQFEQALRGQIIHRKWVLHLLARYGGPTKIKRLGKAKATAFARRYKARNPEPVLDAIFAAISEQTVAIAGAHYAEMGVAMSAKDALLKLEHRTQIEQEVIELINDIPHTQILLSMPGIGPKTAAQILMTAGDMTDFPTAGHLASYAGLSPRTNQSGTSIMSNSLNRAGNKKLKNALWQSSFASIRFHERSRQFYERKRREGKRHNAAVVALARRRLNVLYAMMRNHKHYHDPAPSQEDLAA
- a CDS encoding inorganic phosphate transporter, which produces MTPVPENENNTWWHLFFGGLMAVTLVTFSLWAHDYVGENASLIVLLTTIIFAVFMAFNIGGNDVANSFGTSVGAGTLSLKQALVVAAIFEVSGAVLAGGEVTDTVRSGIVDLGAIDNLEPMNFAYIMMASLLGAAVWLLVATRMGWPVSTTHSIVGGIVGAALTVGFITGTGGWSMVQWGEVGKIAISWVLSPALGGIVAYLLYGAIKRGILVYNELADQRLDEIKKEKKELNIQHKIAFGQLSEEEQLALTDAMIRDSTTMREHDFTEEDLESDYYKKLHRINKSIEDVEAHHALDTWVPMLAAVGSIIISAMLLFKGLKNMNLELSSLGNFLIMGMVAAVVWMAVYIFSRTLKKQALNRSTFLLFSWMQVFTASAFAFSHGSNDIANALGPFVAVLDVLKTNSISEESAVALPVMVAMGVALIAGLWFIGRFVIRTVGSGLTKMHPASGFAAELSAAAVVMGASVLGLPVSSTHILIGAVLGVGLVNKDANWGLMKPIALAWVITLPAAAIISSGTVAVLRVIF